The following are from one region of the Magallana gigas chromosome 4, xbMagGiga1.1, whole genome shotgun sequence genome:
- the LOC105335452 gene encoding zinc finger CCCH domain-containing protein 13 isoform X12 → MNYGLLNFKAQSGKPGIFFTNEQSRKTAKKEHSLRVKSAPSHSVVDYKTRKQPFELRHHPKNYDRVEPEVDNVLKPLPDDKQQEPEKPKKPVKNFIQKNREKIVRGKKGKDDDKNGTVTLTQDQLNAILASVGKVATGEEDELKISFDSKHHEVLIESPRRKDYDDETEKHHRDRSEKENGHSKSRKDRRKKEDDSIYALMGGDSTNRSKKDREKRVERDSSDERDYRHRRSRDSSRERKKEEDGKSRWREMVKEETEKLQTTKKRESRRRSPSYSPPRSRDGSRDRRRSGSRDRRERSRDRRHDRRSPSYERNGSRSRDRRRRSHSDDRRDSRSRERRHHRDSHSRERRSSREKSRDDSADRSRHRSHRRSPSPPTRQEDKISSTSVATGASTRPPTNMTLAEKKKLQWDRERAESQVGYTPWGRPGAGAPLRSKSGKLAADYRARQVVNKENYPDTINEELDTINQNSSQNASEATKTRRERKESQREEIQRNEQLAPSQSNRNVPAAMRSSFVFGQIAPDSDRFENTKEQERQQWLKDLERQREEKREQQIKDYENTLKGTNTWADKFSNDYRPARLPEQPPESVRRDDVGGGVEAARISSAPVNVGQSQDDDDEDKTYIRGQNVYMDPVTKKELEDKRLRQLEHQKAVMEQVQEKQRQKQLERERKMAEDAEEERKLQAERDRLQRQFEVDQSKLKVREMKRQEEVERLKAAMDEAHEKAMREKYSRKMQHLEQGGHDTTQLKAHLAAVLGGESTEREAPTNRQGHETLRNTQSIAKITPRGGEFRDPRGDPTHIVPSQVPGLDLELSPRLLGPPTAQYTQKDSYHEPHYTENRVLTPNKYRHHGHTAEFGTQTGMKVGDEVDTDRDEGPGVPIETKREVTDAGIMYKFVNNKRVRVKSAPKEELQKNREPPENPKKRKAEKNKGKKLWNYQNKALKKPVKQSERDPLYEKKKEESRIRRQHREQQLREMVEKNRDIIPTERHTRTPGHSRDHSPVSDGGRTPRSTMKEYSAYSVRRAKSHSPDRSESRTATRTIERAESPINRKSPVSHHSISPAPSGRRSPPIPALRYRGSDRNSNYLPIDYDPVGLGTRIVSKYNDTDPLEIPVGNSQFVAYHRTVDILDPAKATSPMPLSREATQVANARKAYIKGMKPGNYGNRVDNYQDRMRMPNEQRRKDPILDPSLVTDHPTQRQDAILQQLSTMRENLMQRQRELETFSPTDLE, encoded by the exons ATGAATTACGG gTTGTTAAACTTCAAGGCTCAAAGCGGCAAACctggaatattttttacaaatg AACAATCTAGGAAAACAGCTAAGAAG GAACATTCTTTGCGAGTGAAGTCAGCACCCAGTCATTCAGTT GTTGATTATAAAACAAGGAAACAGCCATTTGAACTGCGCCACCATCCCAAGAATTATGACCGAGTAGAACCAGAAGTGGACAACGTCCTCAAACCTCTCCCTGACGATAAACAACAGGAACCGGAGAAGCCGAAAAAGCCCGTCAAAAACTTCATTCAGAAGAACCGAGAAAAAATCGTCAGAGGCAAGAAGGGAAAGGACGATGATAAGAATGGGACAGTGACCTTGACCCAGGATCAGCTCAATGCCATCTTGGCGTCAGTCGGGAAGGTTGCGACAGGGGAGGAGGACGAACTGAAGATATCTTTTG attCAAAGCATCATGAAGTGTTGATAGAATCGCCAAGGAGGAAGGATTATGACGACGAAACAGAAAAACACCACAGAGATCGCTCAGAGAAAGAAAACGGTCATTCCAAGTCCCGCAAAGACCGCCGAAAGAAGGAGGATGACAGTATTTATGCTCTGATGGGAGGAGATTCAACCAATAGATCCAAGAAAGACAG AGAGAAGAGAGTAGAGCGAGATTCCTCAGATGAACGAGATTACCGTCACAGAAGGTCTCGAGATAGCTCACGAGAACG GAAAAAGGAGGAGGATGGAAAATCAAGATGGAGAGAAATGGTGAAGGAAGAAACAGAGAAGTTACAGACAACAAAGAAAAGGGAAAGCAGACGCCGTAGTCCAAGCTACTCCCCTCCCAGATCTAGGGATGGTTCCCGAGATAGAAGGCGTAGTGGATCTCGAGATCGAAGAGAAAGGTCAAGGGACAGACGACATGACAGGAGATCTCCATCTTATGAAAGAAATGGGTCAAGGTCAAGAGACAGACGACGTAGGTCACACTCTGATGATCGCAGGGATTCACGCTCAAGGGAGAGGAGACATCATAGGGACTCGCACTCGAGAGAGAGGAGAAGCTCAAGGGAGAAGTCTCGAGATGACTCGGCTGACAGGTCAAGACACAGGTCACACAGAAGGTCACCTTCTCCGCCGACTCGACAGGAAGACAAGATCAGCAGTACCAGCGTCGCAACAGGTGCTAGCACACGGCCGCCAACTAATATGACACTAGCAGAGAAAAAGAAGCTGCAGTGGGATAGAGAAAGAG CTGAGTCACAGGTAGGATACACTCCGTGGGGAAGGCCCGGTGCAGGAGCACCCCTGAGGTCAAAGTCCGGGAAACTAGCAGCGGACTACAGAGCTAGACAG GTGGTCAACAAG GAAAATTATCCAGATACAATTAATGAAGAATTGGACACCATCAATCAAAATAGTTCCCAGAATGCATCTGAGGCCACCAAAACAAGACGGGAGAGAAAAGAGAGTCAGAGGGAGGAGATCCAGAGGAATGAACAGCTCGCTCCAAGTCAGTCCAATCGTAATGTCCCAGCAGCCATGAGAAGTTCTTTCGTTTTCGGG CAAATTGCTCCAGATTCTGATAGATTTGAGAATACTAAAGAACAGGAGCGCCAACAATGGCTGAAAGATCTTG AAAGGCAAAGAGAGGAAAAGCGTGAACAACAGATCAAAGACTACGAGAACACGTTGAAGGGGACCAACACCTGGGCGGACAAGTTCAGCAATGATTACAGACCTGCCCGGCTACCCGAGCAGCCCCCAGAGTCCGTCCGCCGGGATGATGTGGGGGGCGGGGTGGAGGCGGCCCGTATCAGCAGTGCCCCGGTCAATGTGGGACAGTCACAGGACGACGACGACGAAGACAA AACTTACATCCGCGGCCAGAATGTTTACATGGATCCAGTCACAAAGAAAGAGTTGGAGGACAAGAGACTGAGGCAGTTAGAGCATCAG AAAGCTGTAATGGAGCAGGTTCAAGAGaaacaaagacaaaaacaaCTGGAGCGTGAACGCAAGATGGCAGAGGATGCTGAGGAGGAGCGCAAGCTTCAGGCGGAGCGTGACCGCCTCCAGAGACAGTTTGAAGTGGACCAGAGCAAGCTCAAAGTCAGAGAG ATGAAGAGACAGGAAGAGGTAGAGAGGCTGAAGGCGGCCATGGATGAGGCGCATGAGAAGGCCATGAGGGAGAAATACTCACGCAAAATGCAGCACCTGGAGCAGGGCGGCCATGACACCACCCAACTGAAGGCCCACCTGGCAG CTGTTCTGGGTGGAGAATCTACAGAGAGAG AGGCTCCAACAAATCGGCAAGGTCATGAGACACTACGGAATACACAATCTATAG CAAAAATCACTCCAAGAGGGGGCGAATTTAGAGACCCAAGAGGAGACCCGACCCATATCGTACCCTCTCAGGTCCCCGGCTTAGACCTAGAGTTGTCCCCCCGCCTGTTGGGACCCCCAACGGCTCAGTATACACAGAAGGACTCGTACCATGAACCTCACTACACAGAGAACCGGGTGCTGACCCCCAACAAGTACAGGCACCACGGCCACACTGCAGAGTTCGGCACTCAAACTGGTATGAAAGTTGGTGATGAGGTGGACACTGACAGAGATG AGGGGCCTGGGGTTCCCATAGAAACCAAGAGGGAGGTCACAGACGCGGGCATAATGTACAAGTTTGTAAACAACAAAAGAGTCAGAGTCAAGAGTGCTCCCAAAGAGGAGCTACAGAAAAACCGGGAACCGCCGGAAAATCCAAAGAAGAGAAAGGCCGAGAAAAACAAAGGGAAGAAACTCTGGAACTACCAGAACAAGGCACTGAAAAAGCCCGTAAAGCAGTCGGAGAGAGACCCACTGTATGAGAAGAAGAAAGAGGAGAGTAGGATTCGTCGACAACATCGGGAACAGCAACTAAGGGAAATGGTGGAGAAAAATCGGGACATTATACCCACGGAGAGGCACACCAGGACCCCGGGACACTCCCGAGATCACTCCCCCGTGTCTGATGGAGGCCGCACACCACGGAGCACAATGAAAGAATACAGTGCTTACAGTGTGAGGAGGGCCAAGTCCCACTCACCCGACAGGAGTGAATCTAGAACAGCCACTAGAACAATCGAAAGGGCAGAGTCCCCCATAAACAGGAAGTCCCCTGTCAGCCATCATTCAATCTCCCCTGCACCCTCAGGGAGAAGATCTCCGCCTATTCCCGCACTGAGGTATAGGGGCTCTGACAGGAATTCCAACTATTTGCCCATAGACTATGATCCAGTGGGATTGGGAACTAGAATAGTGAGCAAGTATAACGATACTGATCCACTAGAAATCCCAGTGGGTAACAGTCAGTTTGTGGCATATCACAGAACGGTCGATATTCTGGACCCTGCAAAGGCCACCTCTCCCATGCCTCTCTCTCGAGAGGCAACCCAAGTGGCCAATGCAAGAAAAGCTTACATCAAGGGCATGAAGCCTGGTAACTATGGCAACAGGGTAGACAACTACCAGGACAGGATGAGGATGCCTAACGAACAGAGGCGAAAA GACCCCATCCTGGATCCCTCACTAGTCACAGATCATCCAACCCAGAGGCAGGATGCCATTTTACAACAACTCTCAACAATGAGGGAG aaCTTAATGCAGAGACAGCGAGAACTCGAGACCTTCTCCCCTACAGATCTGGAATAG
- the LOC105335452 gene encoding zinc finger CCCH domain-containing protein 13 isoform X9, translating to MNYGLLNFKAQSGKPGIFFTNEQSRKTAKKEHSLRVKSAPSHSVVDYKTRKQPFELRHHPKNYDRVEPEVDNVLKPLPDDKQQEPEKPKKPVKNFIQKNREKIVRGKKGKDDDKNGTVTLTQDQLNAILASVGKVATGEEDELKISFDSKHHEVLIESPRRKDYDDETEKHHRDRSEKENGHSKSRKDRRKKEDDSIYALMGGDSTNRSKKDREKRVERDSSDERDYRHRRSRDSSRERDRRSDHDQSEERNHRRNKKTREDSEDRDHSRERYKRSHNRDRNHGRERDRNPSFDPDYDRKKKQEDSTDRILKDLRLKAESQLQKSRESDKFREAKVKDSETRDSKKSEPSTNHLSPDPNIDPVSPRELAGIPVTLPWKHMTKAERRRLMIAREKVIAEAEKKKEEDGKSRWREMVKEETEKLQTTKKRESRRRSPSYSPPRSRDGSRDRRRSGSRDRRERSRDRRHDRRSPSYERNGSRSRDRRRRSHSDDRRDSRSRERRHHRDSHSRERRSSREKSRDDSADRSRHRSHRRSPSPPTRQEDKISSTSVATGASTRPPTNMTLAEKKKLQWDRERAESQVGYTPWGRPGAGAPLRSKSGKLAADYRARQVVNKENYPDTINEELDTINQNSSQNASEATKTRRERKESQREEIQRNEQLAPSQSNRNVPAAMRSSFVFGQIAPDSDRFENTKEQERQQWLKDLERQREEKREQQIKDYENTLKGTNTWADKFSNDYRPARLPEQPPESVRRDDVGGGVEAARISSAPVNVGQSQDDDDEDKTYIRGQNVYMDPVTKKELEDKRLRQLEHQKAVMEQVQEKQRQKQLERERKMAEDAEEERKLQAERDRLQRQFEVDQSKLKVREMKRQEEVERLKAAMDEAHEKAMREKYSRKMQHLEQGGHDTTQLKAHLAAKITPRGGEFRDPRGDPTHIVPSQVPGLDLELSPRLLGPPTAQYTQKDSYHEPHYTENRVLTPNKYRHHGHTAEFGTQTGMKVGDEVDTDRDEGPGVPIETKREVTDAGIMYKFVNNKRVRVKSAPKEELQKNREPPENPKKRKAEKNKGKKLWNYQNKALKKPVKQSERDPLYEKKKEESRIRRQHREQQLREMVEKNRDIIPTERHTRTPGHSRDHSPVSDGGRTPRSTMKEYSAYSVRRAKSHSPDRSESRTATRTIERAESPINRKSPVSHHSISPAPSGRRSPPIPALRYRGSDRNSNYLPIDYDPVGLGTRIVSKYNDTDPLEIPVGNSQFVAYHRTVDILDPAKATSPMPLSREATQVANARKAYIKGMKPGNYGNRVDNYQDRMRMPNEQRRKDPILDPSLVTDHPTQRQDAILQQLSTMRENLMQRQRELETFSPTDLE from the exons ATGAATTACGG gTTGTTAAACTTCAAGGCTCAAAGCGGCAAACctggaatattttttacaaatg AACAATCTAGGAAAACAGCTAAGAAG GAACATTCTTTGCGAGTGAAGTCAGCACCCAGTCATTCAGTT GTTGATTATAAAACAAGGAAACAGCCATTTGAACTGCGCCACCATCCCAAGAATTATGACCGAGTAGAACCAGAAGTGGACAACGTCCTCAAACCTCTCCCTGACGATAAACAACAGGAACCGGAGAAGCCGAAAAAGCCCGTCAAAAACTTCATTCAGAAGAACCGAGAAAAAATCGTCAGAGGCAAGAAGGGAAAGGACGATGATAAGAATGGGACAGTGACCTTGACCCAGGATCAGCTCAATGCCATCTTGGCGTCAGTCGGGAAGGTTGCGACAGGGGAGGAGGACGAACTGAAGATATCTTTTG attCAAAGCATCATGAAGTGTTGATAGAATCGCCAAGGAGGAAGGATTATGACGACGAAACAGAAAAACACCACAGAGATCGCTCAGAGAAAGAAAACGGTCATTCCAAGTCCCGCAAAGACCGCCGAAAGAAGGAGGATGACAGTATTTATGCTCTGATGGGAGGAGATTCAACCAATAGATCCAAGAAAGACAG AGAGAAGAGAGTAGAGCGAGATTCCTCAGATGAACGAGATTACCGTCACAGAAGGTCTCGAGATAGCTCACGAGAACG AGATAGAAGAAGTGATCACGACCAATCAGAGGAAAGAAATCATCGACGAAACAAAAAAACAAGGGAAGACTCCGAGGACAGGGACCACTCTCGAGAAAGGTACAAACGCTCACACAACAGAGATCGTAATCATGGTCGCGAGCGGGACCGAAATCCCAGCTTCGACCCTGATTACGATCGTAAAAAGAAACAGGAAGACTCTACAGACAGAATTCTCAAGGACTTGCGCCTCAAGGCAGAGTCTCAGCTACAAAAGAGCCGTGAGAGTGACAAATTCAGGGAGGCGAAGGTCAAAGACAGTGAAACGAGGGACTCTAAAAAGTCTGAGCCCTCCACCAACCACCTCTCCCCTGACCCTAACATTGATCCTGTCTCACCACGAGAACTGGCTGGTATTCCAGTGACCTTGCCGTGGAAGCACATGACTAAGGCGGAGCGCAGGAGGTTAATGATTGCCAGGGAGAAGGTTATTGCAGAGGCAGAAAA GAAAAAGGAGGAGGATGGAAAATCAAGATGGAGAGAAATGGTGAAGGAAGAAACAGAGAAGTTACAGACAACAAAGAAAAGGGAAAGCAGACGCCGTAGTCCAAGCTACTCCCCTCCCAGATCTAGGGATGGTTCCCGAGATAGAAGGCGTAGTGGATCTCGAGATCGAAGAGAAAGGTCAAGGGACAGACGACATGACAGGAGATCTCCATCTTATGAAAGAAATGGGTCAAGGTCAAGAGACAGACGACGTAGGTCACACTCTGATGATCGCAGGGATTCACGCTCAAGGGAGAGGAGACATCATAGGGACTCGCACTCGAGAGAGAGGAGAAGCTCAAGGGAGAAGTCTCGAGATGACTCGGCTGACAGGTCAAGACACAGGTCACACAGAAGGTCACCTTCTCCGCCGACTCGACAGGAAGACAAGATCAGCAGTACCAGCGTCGCAACAGGTGCTAGCACACGGCCGCCAACTAATATGACACTAGCAGAGAAAAAGAAGCTGCAGTGGGATAGAGAAAGAG CTGAGTCACAGGTAGGATACACTCCGTGGGGAAGGCCCGGTGCAGGAGCACCCCTGAGGTCAAAGTCCGGGAAACTAGCAGCGGACTACAGAGCTAGACAG GTGGTCAACAAG GAAAATTATCCAGATACAATTAATGAAGAATTGGACACCATCAATCAAAATAGTTCCCAGAATGCATCTGAGGCCACCAAAACAAGACGGGAGAGAAAAGAGAGTCAGAGGGAGGAGATCCAGAGGAATGAACAGCTCGCTCCAAGTCAGTCCAATCGTAATGTCCCAGCAGCCATGAGAAGTTCTTTCGTTTTCGGG CAAATTGCTCCAGATTCTGATAGATTTGAGAATACTAAAGAACAGGAGCGCCAACAATGGCTGAAAGATCTTG AAAGGCAAAGAGAGGAAAAGCGTGAACAACAGATCAAAGACTACGAGAACACGTTGAAGGGGACCAACACCTGGGCGGACAAGTTCAGCAATGATTACAGACCTGCCCGGCTACCCGAGCAGCCCCCAGAGTCCGTCCGCCGGGATGATGTGGGGGGCGGGGTGGAGGCGGCCCGTATCAGCAGTGCCCCGGTCAATGTGGGACAGTCACAGGACGACGACGACGAAGACAA AACTTACATCCGCGGCCAGAATGTTTACATGGATCCAGTCACAAAGAAAGAGTTGGAGGACAAGAGACTGAGGCAGTTAGAGCATCAG AAAGCTGTAATGGAGCAGGTTCAAGAGaaacaaagacaaaaacaaCTGGAGCGTGAACGCAAGATGGCAGAGGATGCTGAGGAGGAGCGCAAGCTTCAGGCGGAGCGTGACCGCCTCCAGAGACAGTTTGAAGTGGACCAGAGCAAGCTCAAAGTCAGAGAG ATGAAGAGACAGGAAGAGGTAGAGAGGCTGAAGGCGGCCATGGATGAGGCGCATGAGAAGGCCATGAGGGAGAAATACTCACGCAAAATGCAGCACCTGGAGCAGGGCGGCCATGACACCACCCAACTGAAGGCCCACCTGGCAG CAAAAATCACTCCAAGAGGGGGCGAATTTAGAGACCCAAGAGGAGACCCGACCCATATCGTACCCTCTCAGGTCCCCGGCTTAGACCTAGAGTTGTCCCCCCGCCTGTTGGGACCCCCAACGGCTCAGTATACACAGAAGGACTCGTACCATGAACCTCACTACACAGAGAACCGGGTGCTGACCCCCAACAAGTACAGGCACCACGGCCACACTGCAGAGTTCGGCACTCAAACTGGTATGAAAGTTGGTGATGAGGTGGACACTGACAGAGATG AGGGGCCTGGGGTTCCCATAGAAACCAAGAGGGAGGTCACAGACGCGGGCATAATGTACAAGTTTGTAAACAACAAAAGAGTCAGAGTCAAGAGTGCTCCCAAAGAGGAGCTACAGAAAAACCGGGAACCGCCGGAAAATCCAAAGAAGAGAAAGGCCGAGAAAAACAAAGGGAAGAAACTCTGGAACTACCAGAACAAGGCACTGAAAAAGCCCGTAAAGCAGTCGGAGAGAGACCCACTGTATGAGAAGAAGAAAGAGGAGAGTAGGATTCGTCGACAACATCGGGAACAGCAACTAAGGGAAATGGTGGAGAAAAATCGGGACATTATACCCACGGAGAGGCACACCAGGACCCCGGGACACTCCCGAGATCACTCCCCCGTGTCTGATGGAGGCCGCACACCACGGAGCACAATGAAAGAATACAGTGCTTACAGTGTGAGGAGGGCCAAGTCCCACTCACCCGACAGGAGTGAATCTAGAACAGCCACTAGAACAATCGAAAGGGCAGAGTCCCCCATAAACAGGAAGTCCCCTGTCAGCCATCATTCAATCTCCCCTGCACCCTCAGGGAGAAGATCTCCGCCTATTCCCGCACTGAGGTATAGGGGCTCTGACAGGAATTCCAACTATTTGCCCATAGACTATGATCCAGTGGGATTGGGAACTAGAATAGTGAGCAAGTATAACGATACTGATCCACTAGAAATCCCAGTGGGTAACAGTCAGTTTGTGGCATATCACAGAACGGTCGATATTCTGGACCCTGCAAAGGCCACCTCTCCCATGCCTCTCTCTCGAGAGGCAACCCAAGTGGCCAATGCAAGAAAAGCTTACATCAAGGGCATGAAGCCTGGTAACTATGGCAACAGGGTAGACAACTACCAGGACAGGATGAGGATGCCTAACGAACAGAGGCGAAAA GACCCCATCCTGGATCCCTCACTAGTCACAGATCATCCAACCCAGAGGCAGGATGCCATTTTACAACAACTCTCAACAATGAGGGAG aaCTTAATGCAGAGACAGCGAGAACTCGAGACCTTCTCCCCTACAGATCTGGAATAG